The Achromobacter pestifer genome includes a region encoding these proteins:
- a CDS encoding NfrA family protein — translation MTVISRSLAFSALLLCVAAAPEAAAQAAAATERPLEGDAYQLADQAYKQYDAGHYETAQVMAENAIRLRPDVARLRLLLVYALEKQGKRQEAVRAADAAIADGLGSPELRQARANLQRPPAVAATPAQPAAQTPAQASEPAPEQASKQAPAQTPAPVRKPAPQTPYQRAYPVAARAYADYARQDYAAAAAGAERAFRAAPRQDEWALLWVESLGAQQRYEAASQAVDTALALGAPNQAALHARQQAFQKQIAASQAPAAPAPGSVAATGAYAAYDRGAYQEAIALARQAVAQAPDNESHAQLLTTTLAAGTKAQAAEAEARLGDAIARQPDSAQLLAQRGYARQRLGQPAGAASDFAAARATGQAPPRLILDQAYAQSAMGDNRAATDSLKQAIDMDDAGQLGLTPLERYNTRSGVAALSREWGGSFSASYRGARPASSSLGGAAINTPGDVIFSTAEIFWRPPQLNNRWGMLEAYARSSNTLYDGGSTYESRRNVDPCTGASTPDERSNEERFRNNSTASGIPSTIGALGLRYLLADTGVTFGIERRFFLGSATRQGYAYPESSAVQCAAQQAFHNAYPNLQDQSAVARYKLNGNAGGWMSYVTYGYYQGRELRVDVPSWLTIEGYAQAGYAWDDNSARYTAYSVDSKGQRQQDLGSSSGRLKRDQAFLSGELRVGRSFRATSISDKLVLFPYAVVGADWLWQKSVAKLDDLPGYGSQSVVLSDHDTSWSLGVGPGFNVRYWFREDHYNAPRSYLDFGVQYRTSIGGGESDRAKGWFMNMTLSY, via the coding sequence ATGACCGTCATTTCGCGTTCGCTGGCTTTCAGCGCCCTGCTGCTGTGCGTGGCAGCGGCTCCCGAAGCCGCCGCCCAGGCCGCGGCCGCAACCGAACGTCCATTGGAGGGTGACGCCTACCAACTGGCCGACCAGGCCTACAAGCAGTACGACGCGGGGCATTACGAAACCGCCCAGGTCATGGCGGAGAACGCCATCCGGCTGCGGCCCGACGTGGCCCGCCTGCGGCTGCTGCTGGTCTATGCCCTGGAGAAGCAAGGCAAGCGCCAGGAGGCCGTGCGCGCCGCCGACGCCGCCATCGCCGACGGCCTGGGCTCGCCCGAGCTGCGCCAGGCCCGGGCCAACCTGCAACGCCCGCCGGCCGTGGCCGCCACGCCTGCGCAGCCCGCGGCGCAAACACCTGCGCAAGCGTCCGAACCCGCTCCCGAACAAGCTTCCAAGCAAGCGCCAGCACAAACGCCCGCACCGGTCCGCAAGCCCGCGCCGCAAACCCCGTACCAGCGGGCCTATCCCGTGGCGGCGCGCGCCTATGCGGACTATGCGCGCCAGGACTACGCCGCGGCCGCCGCAGGCGCCGAACGCGCCTTCCGCGCCGCGCCCAGGCAAGACGAATGGGCCTTGCTGTGGGTGGAATCGCTGGGCGCGCAGCAGCGCTATGAAGCCGCCAGTCAGGCGGTCGACACGGCGCTGGCGCTGGGCGCGCCCAACCAAGCCGCGCTGCACGCCAGGCAGCAGGCCTTTCAGAAGCAGATCGCCGCCAGCCAGGCGCCCGCCGCGCCGGCTCCGGGCAGCGTGGCCGCCACGGGCGCCTACGCCGCCTACGACCGGGGCGCCTACCAGGAAGCCATCGCGCTGGCCCGCCAGGCCGTGGCGCAAGCGCCAGACAACGAAAGCCATGCCCAGCTGCTGACGACCACGCTGGCCGCGGGCACCAAGGCGCAAGCGGCCGAAGCGGAAGCCCGGCTCGGCGACGCCATCGCTCGCCAGCCGGACTCAGCCCAATTGCTGGCGCAGCGCGGCTACGCGCGCCAGCGCCTGGGCCAGCCCGCGGGCGCGGCGTCCGACTTCGCGGCCGCGCGCGCGACCGGCCAGGCGCCGCCGCGCCTGATCCTGGACCAGGCCTATGCGCAGTCCGCAATGGGCGACAACCGCGCCGCCACGGACTCGCTCAAGCAGGCCATCGACATGGACGACGCCGGCCAACTGGGCCTGACGCCGCTGGAACGCTACAACACGCGCAGCGGCGTCGCCGCCCTGTCGCGCGAATGGGGCGGCTCGTTCTCCGCGTCCTACCGCGGCGCGCGGCCGGCCAGCTCCAGCCTGGGCGGGGCCGCCATCAACACGCCTGGCGACGTGATATTCAGCACTGCGGAAATCTTCTGGCGTCCGCCGCAGCTGAACAACCGCTGGGGCATGCTCGAAGCCTATGCGCGCAGCTCCAACACGCTGTACGACGGCGGCAGCACCTACGAGTCGCGCAGGAACGTCGACCCCTGCACCGGTGCAAGCACCCCGGACGAACGCTCCAACGAAGAACGCTTCCGCAACAACAGCACGGCATCCGGCATCCCCAGCACCATCGGCGCGCTGGGCCTGCGCTATCTGCTGGCCGATACCGGCGTGACCTTCGGCATCGAACGCCGTTTCTTCCTGGGGTCCGCCACCCGCCAGGGCTATGCCTACCCCGAATCCAGCGCGGTGCAATGCGCGGCGCAGCAGGCCTTCCACAACGCCTATCCCAATCTGCAGGACCAGAGCGCCGTGGCGCGCTACAAGCTCAACGGCAATGCCGGCGGCTGGATGTCCTACGTCACCTACGGCTATTACCAGGGCCGCGAGTTGCGCGTGGACGTGCCGAGCTGGCTCACCATCGAAGGCTATGCGCAGGCCGGCTACGCATGGGACGACAACAGCGCCCGCTACACGGCCTACTCGGTGGACTCCAAGGGCCAGCGCCAGCAGGACCTGGGCAGTTCCTCGGGCCGCCTCAAGCGCGACCAGGCCTTCCTGTCCGGCGAGCTGCGCGTGGGCCGCAGCTTCCGCGCCACCAGCATCAGCGACAAGCTGGTGCTGTTTCCCTATGCGGTGGTGGGCGCGGACTGGCTGTGGCAGAAGAGCGTGGCCAAGCTCGACGACCTGCCCGGCTACGGCAGCCAGTCGGTGGTCCTGTCCGACCATGACACCTCGTGGTCGCTGGGCGTGGGGCCCGGCTTCAATGTGCGCTACTGGTTCCGCGAGGACCACTACAACGCGCCGCGCTCCTACCTGGACTTCGGCGTCCAGTACCGCACCAGCATAGGCGGCGGCGAGAGCGACCGCGCCAAGGGTTGGTTCATGAATATGACGCTGTCGTACTGA
- a CDS encoding glycosyl transferase family protein yields MSSLYWPYLIADYYRGLEIVTAVVGVIILLSSLDDLFIDGWFWLRELRRGLTVKRQYAPLTAEQLRAKPEQPLAIMVPAWLEYDVIAPMLQNMVSTLEYKNYTIFAGTYQNDERTIKEVERMRRRYRQLIRVEVPHDGPTCKADCLNWIVQAIFAQNALQPEPYAGVILHDSEDVLHPLELKYYNYLLPRIDFIQLPVTSLEREWHELVAGTYMDEFAEWHTKDLVVRESLSRMVPSAGVGTCFSRHALEVLAAETNNQPFNTDTLTEDYDIGARLAQRGMRQIFGKFQVEYVTRRRSWFGLGPEKISAIRMPLGVREYFPNTFRTAYRQKARWTLGIGLQGWQQVGWTGSLATKYLLFRDRKGLFTSFIAILAYLLLANFFLFFLADRFGWWKVYYPSYFRPGGWLVTLMWLNAGALLLRVVQRAYFVGHMYGWEHALLSMPRMIVGNFINAMAAARAWRLFIGHLITGKRLAWDKTMHDFPSTDQLAQQRQRLGDLLLSWQAIDHQMLEQALEIQAREKRPLGEILMERGWLDEKTLREALSFQQGAPTQTEPPADPLSHRPSPP; encoded by the coding sequence ATGTCCTCGCTTTACTGGCCCTACCTCATCGCCGACTACTACCGCGGCCTGGAGATCGTGACAGCGGTGGTCGGCGTCATCATCCTGCTGTCCAGCCTGGACGACCTGTTCATCGACGGCTGGTTCTGGCTGCGCGAACTGCGCCGCGGGCTGACGGTCAAGCGCCAGTACGCGCCGCTGACCGCGGAGCAGCTGCGTGCCAAACCGGAACAGCCGCTGGCGATCATGGTGCCCGCCTGGCTGGAATATGACGTGATCGCGCCCATGCTGCAAAACATGGTGTCCACGCTGGAATACAAGAACTACACGATCTTCGCGGGCACCTACCAGAACGACGAGCGCACCATCAAGGAGGTGGAGCGCATGCGGCGCCGCTACCGCCAGCTGATACGGGTGGAAGTGCCGCACGACGGGCCGACCTGCAAGGCCGACTGCCTGAACTGGATCGTGCAGGCCATCTTCGCGCAGAACGCCCTTCAGCCCGAGCCCTACGCCGGCGTGATCCTGCACGACAGCGAGGACGTGCTGCACCCGCTGGAACTGAAGTACTACAACTATCTGCTGCCGCGCATCGACTTCATCCAGCTGCCGGTGACCTCGCTGGAACGGGAATGGCACGAGCTGGTCGCCGGCACCTACATGGACGAATTCGCCGAATGGCACACCAAGGACCTGGTGGTACGCGAAAGCCTGTCCAGGATGGTGCCGTCGGCCGGCGTGGGCACCTGCTTCTCGCGTCACGCGCTGGAGGTGCTGGCGGCCGAGACGAACAACCAACCCTTCAATACCGATACGCTGACCGAGGATTACGACATCGGCGCGCGCCTGGCCCAGCGCGGCATGCGCCAGATCTTCGGCAAGTTCCAAGTCGAGTACGTGACGCGGCGCCGCTCCTGGTTCGGGCTGGGTCCGGAGAAGATCTCCGCCATCAGGATGCCGCTGGGCGTGCGCGAATACTTCCCCAACACCTTCCGCACCGCCTACCGGCAGAAGGCCCGCTGGACGCTGGGCATCGGCCTGCAAGGCTGGCAGCAGGTGGGGTGGACGGGATCGCTGGCCACCAAGTATCTGCTGTTCCGCGACCGCAAGGGCCTGTTCACCTCGTTCATCGCGATACTGGCCTATCTGCTGCTGGCCAACTTCTTTCTCTTCTTCCTGGCCGACCGCTTCGGCTGGTGGAAGGTCTACTACCCCTCCTACTTCCGCCCCGGCGGCTGGCTGGTGACGCTAATGTGGCTGAACGCGGGGGCCTTGCTGCTGCGCGTGGTGCAGCGCGCGTATTTCGTCGGCCACATGTACGGCTGGGAGCACGCCCTGCTGTCCATGCCGCGCATGATCGTCGGCAACTTCATCAACGCCATGGCGGCGGCGCGGGCCTGGCGCCTGTTCATCGGCCACCTGATCACGGGCAAGCGGCTGGCCTGGGACAAGACCATGCATGACTTCCCCTCCACCGACCAGCTGGCGCAGCAGCGCCAGCGCCTGGGCGACCTGCTGCTGTCCTGGCAGGCCATCGACCACCAGATGCTGGAGCAGGCGCTGGAGATCCAGGCGCGCGAAAAGCGGCCGCTGGGCGAAATCCTGATGGAACGGGGCTGGCTCGATGAAAAGACGCTGCGCGAAGCGCTTTCATTCCAGCAGGGCGCTCCAACACAAACCGAACCTCCCGCGGACCCGCTATCGCACAGGCCCTCTCCTCCATGA
- a CDS encoding DUF4434 domain-containing protein, whose translation MPASTGRRRLLQGLGAAALAAGLPACAPAWSMQSTFWQLWPSHLELSPEAWRERIAAMHALGFREIIIQWVGASGGPQPWQLPAATLALIFDEAQRLGMGLQLGLPYDERWWRQLGNPDDAALAAFLQAAQAQALAYARASGATGLAAFRGWYIPYEIEQHSWAAAGRQARLAQWLRELSDPLAQQTGRAPAISTYHSKLPGSLSLADLWSGLLDAARLRPMLQDGVGVSGMAAYEALEPLHRMLLARRAPFDLIVELFEELPSERQDGTTFNARSADAARVRRQLRIARRYRAQSVVAFAADPWLIGPTPEAERLRREWPL comes from the coding sequence ATGCCTGCTTCCACCGGCCGGCGGCGCTTGTTGCAAGGACTGGGCGCGGCGGCGCTGGCCGCCGGCCTGCCCGCGTGCGCGCCGGCGTGGTCGATGCAAAGCACCTTTTGGCAACTGTGGCCCAGCCATTTGGAATTGAGTCCAGAGGCCTGGCGCGAGCGCATCGCCGCCATGCATGCGCTGGGATTCCGCGAGATCATCATCCAATGGGTAGGGGCGAGCGGCGGTCCCCAACCGTGGCAATTGCCTGCGGCCACGCTGGCGCTGATCTTCGATGAGGCGCAGCGCCTGGGCATGGGATTGCAACTGGGCCTGCCCTACGACGAGCGCTGGTGGCGGCAACTGGGCAATCCGGATGACGCGGCGCTGGCGGCTTTCCTGCAGGCCGCGCAGGCGCAGGCGCTGGCCTATGCCCGGGCCTCGGGCGCAACCGGGCTTGCCGCGTTCCGCGGCTGGTATATCCCTTACGAGATCGAGCAGCACAGCTGGGCCGCGGCTGGCCGCCAGGCACGCCTTGCGCAATGGCTGCGCGAACTGTCCGATCCGCTCGCGCAACAGACCGGGCGCGCACCCGCCATCTCCACGTATCACAGCAAATTGCCGGGGTCGCTGAGTCTGGCAGATCTGTGGAGCGGACTGCTGGATGCCGCCAGGCTGAGGCCCATGCTGCAGGACGGGGTAGGCGTGTCCGGCATGGCGGCATACGAGGCGCTGGAGCCCTTGCACCGCATGCTGCTGGCGCGTCGCGCGCCGTTCGACCTGATCGTCGAACTGTTCGAGGAACTGCCGTCCGAACGCCAGGACGGCACCACCTTCAATGCCCGCTCCGCCGATGCGGCGCGCGTGCGGCGGCAGTTGCGCATCGCGCGGCGCTACCGCGCGCAAAGCGTGGTCGCCTTTGCCGCGGATCCCTGGCTGATCGGGCCCACGCCCGAGGCCGAGCGTCTCAGGCGGGAGTGGCCGCTTTAG